In Lolium rigidum isolate FL_2022 chromosome 3, APGP_CSIRO_Lrig_0.1, whole genome shotgun sequence, the genomic window CCTCCATTGCCCCTCCTTCCACTCCACCGAGGCGAAACCGACCTTTCCCCCTTCCCCTCCCTCCCCACCCAGCCTCGCCGAGATCTACCCACCCTAGGGCGCCGCGCCCCGACCACCGGCGGCGAGGACCGCACCAGCAGCAGCGGCGAGCTCGGGCTCCGCGAGGCAGGGCTGACGCGACGAGAGGCGCGGCAAGGAAGGGAGGAAGCAGCCATGGGGCAGCAGTCGCTGATCTACGCGTTCGTGGCCCGcggcaccgtcgtcctcgccgaatACACCGAGTTCACCGGCAACTTCACCACCATCGCCTCCCAGTGCCTCGTCAAGCTCCCCGCCAGCAACAACAAGTTCACCTACAACTGCGACGGCCACACCTTCAACTACCTCGTCGAGGACGGATTCAGTGAGTCCCGCCCCCCTTCCGCCCGCTCCTTGCTTTCGCCCGCTCCGCTCGATTCGATCTGATGCGTGTGGATCTGGTACGGTGCGCGCTCGATTTGTGCTGCCTCCGCGTAGATCTCGCGGATTTGACGAATGTGCGGTTAGGCCGTTTCGAGCTGTTGACTAGTGCCTTCGATAGACTTGCTGCTATCCTACGTTTTGTGCCGGTAGTTGCTCTTCTACTTGTATTCTACACTTATTGTGTTCCGGACTCATTCATGCTGGTTATTGATCAATTCGAGTTCTGGAGGTAGTCAATGTTGTGTGCTAAATGGTCGCCCGTATTATCCCACGGGACCGAAGGTGCAAGAGTTGCAATAGCCGACAGCAGCAGTAAAAGCATGTTAGTGCATACTGCTGCTTCTAGCTAGTCATGCTATTTATAGCAGAATGATGATAGACCACCAGTTTGCTACGCATGTGCGTGCCAGCACATATTTATGCATGTCATAGTTTGATGTTTCAGAGCTAGTAATGCCCCCGTACTAAATTTAAAAATTGACAGAGATGAATAAGCGCTTCTGTGCTTTCTGATGATTGTGCTTGCAGTTAATTTGTTACTTTCATACTGCTATATATATCTATTTATAGCAGAAGGCTAGATGATTTATTGCTGACTTGCTAGACATGTGCATCAATGCAAACACATACTTATGCATTTTGTACATTGATGTTTCCAAAAATGCAATGTCCCTTGATCTATTATTACAATGCAACATAGTTGTCCAACGTTTTTGTGTTTTCTAATGGTTGTGGTTGCTCTTGATCTATATGGAAAGAAAGTAGCTACACATATAGGAAATTGGTTAAGAAGATGTTTTCACCACCGATGAATTTAATTGATCAATTAAGTAATTTGTAGATTAGAAATTTCGAACTTCTCTCGTCGCACCACAGTGGCGCATCCAAGGCGGTATATAGGCATTTTGTGAATAATATTTCTACAACAGCAAAAGAATCTGAACATTGATCTCCAAGCGCCCTAAGAACTGATAATTATTCCGCAGACAGTATGTATGCAAAATCGTATCGATGCTCTTCTTTGTTGAACTGTAGATATGATTTATTTGAGAATTAATTGTAGCCTTTGGCACTTCACAGCAACAGTGGTGTTTGCCTATCTTGTATATGCCCAGTCGTAGCTTTAAAAATAGCCTGAGTGTTGGATTAATGTTGAAATTAGACTCCCCTCTTCGATTGGACTACAACTCAGATGTATTGGCGAGTCAAGCGTAGCCTTTGGCACTTTGCATAAACACTGGTCTTTGCTTCTGTTGCGTATGCCTCCTTGTAGCCTTTGGCACTTTGCAGCAAAACTGGTCTTCCTTCTGTTACATATGCCCAGTTGAGCTTTAAAAATAGCATGAGCTTTGGATCAATGTTGAAATTATAATGCTTCCCTCAGTTCATATTTAGTTGTCTCTGACTCCCACTCATCAGTGTCCAACCGGAACATTTTAATGAACTCAAGCACAAGTTCGAAGTGTAGAATATCAGTAGAATATGTCTCATTACTGATCTAGCTGGACCATTCATATGTTATATGATTGATCATGTTAAAAGTTTATAATTGGCCAAACCTTCATTTGTTGAAGTCAAAAGTGACAACTAACTGTGAATGGGCGTAATAGAAGAGAGGATGATGTAGAGGAATTTAACATTAccgtttaattttttttgtagtGCTGTGTTTTTAGTTCTAGTGCTACCTTGTGGACTTATAATGCACCATTCCTTCAAACTCTCCCATTTTAAACACACATGGTTTATTGCAGTGGCTATAGCGCTTGAAAAAATTGATCAGGAACTGGTGTCCAAATATATTTAAGCAACTGATTTATTGCATACATTGCATTTCTCTAGAACGAAGAGTGTTTGGCTAAATAATAACTCCAGAAGATTGCATGACATTTGTTGGCATTTCTAACTTCTAATTCAAAATCCTAAAATGCTGACATTGTATTTTCTTCTGCAGCATACTGTGTAGTTGCTGTTGAATCAGTAGGGCAACAGATGCCCATTGCTTTCTTGGTTAGGATAAAGGACGATTTCAGCAAAAGATATGGTGGTGGGAAAGCAGCTACTGCTGCAGCAAGCAGCCTCAACAGAGAGTTTGGGTACGTCTTGTTGCCAGTCTGGGGCATGTTAAGATATATAGCCTTTTATTCTTGCTAATTGTGTGAATATTTACTGCCTGTAGATCCAAACTTAAAGAACACATGCAGTACTGTGTAGACCACCCTGAAGAGATAAACAAGCTTGCTAAAGTGCAAGCACAAGTTTCAGAAGTCAAAAACGTTATGATGGAAAATATTGAGAAGGTACATCTTTATTCATTGTGGACCTATGTGAAGTTTATGATCTGAAATTGAAGGTAGTTTTGGGGGGAATGCTTCTGATCCTTACTCTACTTTTGAATTACAGGTTCTTGATCGCGGAGAGAAGATTGAGCTGCTTGTTGACAAGACAGAGAATCTCCGCTCACAGGTATTGACAGTTTGCTCATTCTTTTCTACCATCTTGTACTGGGTAGTGTACTTCAATTAGGTTTGTTTTCAAGCTTCTATTATATAATAGCAAGAGTAATCGGGTTTCATTCCTAGCTGTTATTATATATATTAGCAAGATAATTAGGTTTGGTTTCAAGCTGTTACTATATTATAGCAAGAGTACAATAAGGTCACAATTGAAGCAGTTATGCTGGGATCCAGCTTTATACTAAAATGCAGGTAAGCCAAGTGGTCAAGTCAACTACTGGTACACGTCATAGATACTGGATTAGCCTCTCTTGATATGTTCAAACTACTCGAGTGTCTATCATGATATTAGATTGTTAGTGTTGGTTGTATTTGATGAAATCAGTTTGGCTGTTTGTACCTAAGTGGCTAATACTCATTATGGATGACTACAAACCTTCCTCGGTTATCCTCACATTCTGTAGCTGTTAAGGACTTGTGGTGATTGAATATGCATTCTTCCTGTAATGGTTATGATGATTCAGTTGGCGAGGACTACATATTTGTTCGGGTTAATCGATAGGATTTGCCATAAGTTAACTGTCATTTTCCATCTAGAGGAGTTTCAAgtctttttctactattgctctaATGGTGATGCACAGTTATATCTCAAAATTGATGTCTTGTTGTGACAAGGCATGGAAACTAGTATTCTTAAGATTGGGTATCAGAATTCTGTAGTAGTGCCTTGACGCTTTTGTTCGATTTAGAAGTTGATGTCCTCAATCTAAATACACTTTGGGCCATCTTATCACCGTGGCCTGATCCTGACGAGCAGAAAGCAGAGTTTAATGTTCAGTTTTGGGCATTGCAAAAGGAAAACATGATATTGATACTCAAGTTTTTTAAACTGTAAATTTCCATAAACATACAGATGTGTGTCTAGTTATGATTTAATTGaacatttctgaaacaaaaactgCTATCTAAGATTTCTAACGGTGTGTACATAATTCCAGGCTCAAGATTTCAGGCAGCAAGGAACACAGGTAAGGAGAAAGATGTGGCTACAAAACATGAAGATCAAGCTGATTGTCCTTGGCATAATCATCGCCCTCATCCTTATCATCATCCTGTCGGTGTGCCATGGattcaagtgcaacaagtaagggCGACGAGATCGTCCGTCCAACTCATTCAACTGTCACTATATtactctgctgctgctgctgcttcgagCAAAAACCATATGGTGTTTTGTTCTTTCTTCTCTTAGTGTGCTCTGGCCCGGTTCATGGCGCCTGGGTGGTGTTTTACGTTGTCGTGGTGGTGGGGTGGGTGCTTTCTTAATGCTGGATGGTGGGCTGGGTCAGCGGGTCGTGTATTTTTGGATGCTATGTATGTATAGCTTGGATCTTGACGACACCTTTGTTCTATTATATGAGTAGATTTACTTGATTGGCGTCAGAATACTGTGCTTTTCTTTGCGTTTGGTTCTCTTCATGGGACTTATTGTTTGTGCATGATCACTGGAAGCCTGGGTTTCATGAGTTGCTCATCTGGTGTATGATTTTCAGTGGTTAAGTAGCCAGGCTTTGTGTATTTTGCATACAAATGATAATTAGCATGTTTTTTTAGGTAGCTTTGGTTTACCAGTCAAGCTAATACTGCTATGCGAGGACCAATTGTTTGCTTTGCTACAAGTCAGCTGGCGGCATTTAGGTCTTCGTGGCTCTAGATGCAAAGCTCACCCTGGTCGTACGATATGTGGACCAATTCTATATTATTCGAGGAA contains:
- the LOC124704580 gene encoding vesicle-associated membrane protein 721-like, which codes for MGQQSLIYAFVARGTVVLAEYTEFTGNFTTIASQCLVKLPASNNKFTYNCDGHTFNYLVEDGFTYCVVAVESVGQQMPIAFLVRIKDDFSKRYGGGKAATAAASSLNREFGSKLKEHMQYCVDHPEEINKLAKVQAQVSEVKNVMMENIEKVLDRGEKIELLVDKTENLRSQAQDFRQQGTQVRRKMWLQNMKIKLIVLGIIIALILIIILSVCHGFKCNK